One Phaseolus vulgaris cultivar G19833 chromosome 11, P. vulgaris v2.0, whole genome shotgun sequence genomic window carries:
- the LOC137836029 gene encoding uncharacterized protein, translated as MVDIPCIGRKYTWYRPNGKAKSRLDIFLTTFEWLQHWLGNKQYVLDRQVSDHCAVVLKANIVDWGPKPFRFLDIWQEHKEFDNFVKDKLGSYLVQGNEIFVLKEKLKMLKSDLKGWNKDVFGYIDKLKVDILNKIQELDRRDDEDELDENKIRERRELLS; from the coding sequence ATGGTTGATATACCTTGCATTGGAAGAAAATATACATGGTATAGACCTAATGGAAAGGCTAAGAGCAGACTTGACATAtttttaactacatttgaatgGTTGCAACATTGGTTAGGCAACAAACAATATGTCTTAGATAGACAAGTATCTGATCACTGTGCCGTAGTGCTAAAAGCAAATATAGTAGATTGGGGACCAAAACCATTCAGGTTTCTAGACATTTGGCAGGAACATAAAGAGTTTGATAACTTTGTTAAAGATAAATTGGGAAGTTATTTGGTTCAGGGAAATGAAATTTTTGTGTTAAAAGAGAAACTGAAAATGCTAAAGAGCGATTTGAAAGGGTGGAATAAAGATGTTTTCGGTTATATAGATAAGCTCAAAGTGGATATCTTGAATAAAATACAAGAGCTTGATAGGAGAGATGATGAAGACGAGTTAGATGAAAACAAGATTAGGGAACGAAGAGAGCTCTTGAGCTAG